CCGGCGGCCCTGAGGCGGCCAGGGAAGCCGTCGCAGCCCTGGGGAAGTTGGGGACGCGAACGGCGCGCGCAGCAGTGGAATCCGTGTTGCGGCCGGACGGGGCTCAGCGCCAGCGCGGCGGGCAGGTGTGCCCATCGGGAGCCGGCCGCGCGGCATCCGGCGGCGTTCCGCTCCTCACCCGGCGTGAGGCCATGCTGGGCGAAGCGCTGCTCGCGATCTGGAAGTTCCCGCGCGACCCCGGGACGGCCGAGCTTGTCGCGCCATTTCTGGACTGCCAACAGGCGGAACTCCGCTGGCGGGCCGCCTACGCGCTTATGCGTATCGGCGAACCCGCGCTGGCGTGGCGCCTGCTCAGGGCACTGCAGGAACCGGATCACCGGGTACGCGAGTTCGCCGCGCGGGGGCTGCGAGCTGCCCTGGCCGACTCGGCCGGAGAGCGCCAGCGGGCGCTCGCTGCATTGCAGCGCGCGCTCGCGGACGCCCACCCGCACGTCGTCATCAATGCCATCCGATCGCTGGCCACCTACCAGGACCCGACTGCGGCTCCGCCCGTGATGGCCCAGATGGCGCGCATGGATGCGAAACTTGCCTACGCGGCAGCAACGGCACTCGGGGACATCGGCGGGGCAGCCGCCGTGTCGGCGCTGGCAGCCTTGGCGGTTGACGGAGGGGCGCCCGTCTCGCTGCGCGGCGCGGCCCTCGCGTCGCTGCTCCGGCTGGACGTGTCAAGCGGCGCAGCCCTGGCCCGATCCCTGGCCCGCGAGACAGCCTGGCTGGCGCGCCTTTACGCGGCGCGCGCGCTGGCCGCAGGCCGCTGGGCCACTGCCTCACCCCTGATCACCACTCTGCTGCGGGACCTAGATGCACGGGTCGCCGCCGCCGCGCTGGATGCCGGCGTGACCCTCGCCGGGGACAGCCTGGACGCCATCCAGCCGCTCTACATCGAGGCTCTGGCCCACCCGGATCCGGGAGTGCGGGCCGCCGCATTGCGCGGCGTGGCACGGCGGGCTGACCCGGCGGATCTCGCGCTCGTGCTGGAGGCGTACGATCGCGCCCAGAGCGATACCGGCACCAACGACGCAGCCGTGGCCGCCCTGCAAGCGCTTGGCAGGTTCGCCGCCGGCGGCGCGCCCGTGGCCAGAAGCTTCTATCTGAGATTCCCTCGCTCGCCGGATCCCGTCGTACGGGCGCAGGCCGTCGCGCAACTGGGCAAGGGGAGCTGGGGCGAGGCGTTTCCCGTCGAGACGGGGCGTGACCCCTGGTTCTACCGCCAGATCATCGAGGAGCTGGTGGAGCCGGAAATCAGTCGCGGCGCGCGCAAGCGGGTGCGGATCGAGACGGCGGGCGGCGCGATCATTCTGGAGCTGGCGGGAGCCGATGCGCCCCTCACGGTGTACAACTTCCTCGCGCTGGTCAGGAGCGGCTTCTTCACAGGTGGACGGTGGCACCGGGTGGTGCCTAACTTCGTGCTGCAGGACGGGGATCCCCGAGGCGATGGCACCGGCGGCCCGGGTTATGCAATCCGCGACGAGCTGAATCGTATCCGGTACCTGCGGGGTACCGTCGGAATGGCGCTGTCGGGGCCCGATACAGGTGGGAGCCAGTTCTTCATCACGCATTCACCTCAACCTCACCTCGACGGCGGCTACACGGTGTTCGCCCGAGTAGTGGAGGGCATCGAGGTCGCCGACCGCGTTGCACAGGATGACCTGATCGCGTCGATCCGGATCTTGCCATGATGCGAACCACCACGCTTTTCCTGGCGCTTGCCCTCTGCCTGCCAGCAATCGGAACGGCGCAGCTCGTGCCGTTCGGCAAGAACAAGATTCAGTACCGCGGCTTCAACTGGCAGGTGCTTTCGGGTGAGCACGTGGACGTCTACTACTACCCCGAAGGGGAGACGCTCGCCCGCCTGACCCTGGCGTACGCGGAAGAGAGCTACCGATTCCTCGAGCGGAAATTTCAGCACCATCCCTTCCGGCGCATTCCGCTCATCGTTTACTCCTCGGATCAGCATTTCGAGCAGACCAACGTGTTCCCCGGGTTCATTCCGGAAGGCGTCCTGGGGTTCACGGAATACCTGAAGCGGCGGGTGGCCCTCCCCTTCCGCGGCGACTATGCCCAATACCGCCACACGCTGCGCCATGAGCTGGTGCACGCGTTCCAGCTCTCGAAGCTCTCGGAAGTCCAGTCCCTGCACCCCCGCCAGCGCCGGGTTTCGCCGCAACAGATCCATTGGTGGACCGAGGGGCTGGCGGAGTTCTGGTCGAGTGCGCAGACGCCGGAAGACGACATGTTCGTGCGTGATCTGGTGCTCACCGGCAAACTGCCCACCATCAGGCAGTTCAATTACCTGTACAGCTTTGCCTCCTATCCTCTGGGCGCCGAGCTGCACAAGTACCTCGCCGGCCGCTTCGGCGAGGAGTACATCGTCGAGCTGTACGAGGAGTACTGGAAGTACGACTCGTTCGAGCAAGCGCTGGAGGCCACGCTGGGCGTCGACCTCGACCGGCTCAGTCGGGAATTCCGCTACGAGCTCGAGCAGCGCTACTTCCCGATCTACGCCCAGCGCGCGCCCCTCGAGGTGGGCGCCGTGCCCGTGGTGCACAAGGGCGGGGCCAATTTCAAACCGGTTCTGTACCTGCCCCCAGGCGACTCCGTGCCCGAGCTGCTGTTCCTTTCCCCACGCAGCGGCTACACGAACATCTACCGCACCCGCCTGGATGAGGGCGAGAAAGGCATTTCGGCGGTAGTCGAAGGCGAGCGGAGCGCAGAGTTCGAGTCCTTCCATGCCTACGAGTCCCGCATTGACGTGAGCAGCGGGGGCGTCGTTGCCTTTATTTCCAAGTACATGGAACGCGATGCTCTCTTCCTCTGGAACCTGCAGAAGGCCGAGATCGTGGGGCGCTACCAGTGGCCGGACCTGGTAGGGTTGAAGTCCCCGTCGTGGGATCCCACCGGTACGAAGGTCGTGTTCGAGGGCCTTTCGACCGCAGGGTTCTCGGACCTCTACACGGTCAATTTCACGAGCCACGAGCGGGCCGCTTTGACCGGCGACCGCTACCGGGACGAGGATCCGGATTGGGCGCCCGACGGCCGGAGCATTGTATTCGCCTCCGATCGTACGCGGTTCGGCGTGGACGGGCACAAGAATCTCTTCGTCCTGGACCTCGAGACGCGCCAGCTTCGTTACCTGACCTACGGCTCGTGGAACGATCAGGACCCCCGCTGGTCACGGGACGGGAAGCGAATTGCCTTCAGCTCGGATCGCGGCGGGATTTACGACATCTACGCCGTAGACGCGGCGGGGAACGGCCGGCGGCTGACCGACATGGCCGGCGGCGAGTTCGACCCCGAGTGGCTGCCCGGAGACCGCGGGCTCGTCTTCACCGGATTCAGTGAAGGCACGTTCCGCATCTACAAGTACAGCTTCCCGGCGGACACCGCCACAGCGCCGGCCTTCGCACTGGCGGACAACAACCTGCCGCTGCTGGCCTTGGGAGACACTCCGGCAAGCAACGGCGAACTCCCGCTAGGCTGGGAATGGTCCGAGCTCGATGAAGCCCTGGTGAAGGAAGCGAAGCCCCAGCGCTACAACACGTGGCAGGAGCTGTCCCTCGATTTTGCGGGCGGCGATGCGGTGGTCGCCCCGGGCGTCGGTGCGGCGCAAGGCGCCCAGTTCCTGGCCAGCGACATGCTCGGCAACCATATCCTGTTTGCCGGCATTTCCGCGGTGCAGGCCCAGGATCTCGGAGAGCTCGTGGATAACTTCAGCGGGCACTTGCTGTACCTGAACCTGGCGCACCGGCTGAACTTCGGCGCCGGCGCATTCCGCTTCAAGGGCCTGTTCCGAGACGTCGCCTTCGACATTTATCAGGAGGAGACCTACGGCGGCTACTTCGTGGCCAGTTATCCGTTCTCCAAGTTCCGCAGGCTCGAGCTGCAGCTCGGGCTCGAGCGCAGCAACCGCACGGATATCCAGGACGCATTCGAGCAGGGGGTTTTTGGCCGGACCACGCGGCCGGACCCGCGCGATCTGACGCGAGAAGGGGTTCTGACCAGCAACTACCTGTCCTATGTGAAGGATAACACCCTCTGGCTACCCACCGGCCCTATCGATGGCGAGCGCTTCAACCTCACGGCAGGCCTGGTGACCTGTTTCTCCTGCACTTCTCCCAGTGAGGTGAGCGGGGCGCCGGTCACCCGCAGTGCAACGGCGGAGAACTACGTAGTCATCGGCGATTATCGCCGCTACGTGCGCACCTCGCTGTTGAGCGCGTACGCGTTCCGGGCGTACGTCTTCTATAGCGACGGAGCGATCCCCGACCGGGCCGTCCTGGGCGGGCCCCACCGCTTGCGCGGCTACCCGCGTTTCGCGCTCGCCGGCTCGCGCGTCTGGCTCCTGAACCAGGAGTGGCGGTTCCCCTTGCTGCACCGCATAGGCCTGGCCTTCCCCTTTGGCGAGCTGCGCTTCCCCGGCATCCAGGGCGCGCTCTTCGTGGACGCCGGCTCGAGCTGGCTCGAGGACCAGAAGCCCGAAGGGACCTGGGGCAGCTATGGCCTGGGCCTGCGCACTTCACTGGGCCCGCCCCTCGTCTTGCGGCTCGACATCGGACGACGGTTCCGGCTCGGTGAGCTGCCCCCCGTCGTGTTCGATGACAACGAGGGGTTCGGCGACACCTTCGTCGACTTCTTCTTCGGCTTCAACTATTGATGAGGCGCCGCGTTGCCGCTTGCCGGCGCGGGGGGTATCGTCTCACGCGGGCCGGGCCGGCCGCAGCCGCCGCGCTGGCGCTGCTGGGGATCGCAGCTAGCCTGCTGGCGTGCGCGCCGCCGGGCACCGCCGGCCA
This genomic interval from Gemmatimonadota bacterium contains the following:
- a CDS encoding peptidylprolyl isomerase — its product is GGSPPASQALGRDDITQLAELLRLEDRRDFDASRFQQLFRHPTPLIRNRAARAAGRIGDRRALPLLLEALADSSEEVRAEATFALGEIADTGAAVSGALAALMVTGGPEAAREAVAALGKLGTRTARAAVESVLRPDGAQRQRGGQVCPSGAGRAASGGVPLLTRREAMLGEALLAIWKFPRDPGTAELVAPFLDCQQAELRWRAAYALMRIGEPALAWRLLRALQEPDHRVREFAARGLRAALADSAGERQRALAALQRALADAHPHVVINAIRSLATYQDPTAAPPVMAQMARMDAKLAYAAATALGDIGGAAAVSALAALAVDGGAPVSLRGAALASLLRLDVSSGAALARSLARETAWLARLYAARALAAGRWATASPLITTLLRDLDARVAAAALDAGVTLAGDSLDAIQPLYIEALAHPDPGVRAAALRGVARRADPADLALVLEAYDRAQSDTGTNDAAVAALQALGRFAAGGAPVARSFYLRFPRSPDPVVRAQAVAQLGKGSWGEAFPVETGRDPWFYRQIIEELVEPEISRGARKRVRIETAGGAIILELAGADAPLTVYNFLALVRSGFFTGGRWHRVVPNFVLQDGDPRGDGTGGPGYAIRDELNRIRYLRGTVGMALSGPDTGGSQFFITHSPQPHLDGGYTVFARVVEGIEVADRVAQDDLIASIRILP
- a CDS encoding PD40 domain-containing protein, whose translation is MMRTTTLFLALALCLPAIGTAQLVPFGKNKIQYRGFNWQVLSGEHVDVYYYPEGETLARLTLAYAEESYRFLERKFQHHPFRRIPLIVYSSDQHFEQTNVFPGFIPEGVLGFTEYLKRRVALPFRGDYAQYRHTLRHELVHAFQLSKLSEVQSLHPRQRRVSPQQIHWWTEGLAEFWSSAQTPEDDMFVRDLVLTGKLPTIRQFNYLYSFASYPLGAELHKYLAGRFGEEYIVELYEEYWKYDSFEQALEATLGVDLDRLSREFRYELEQRYFPIYAQRAPLEVGAVPVVHKGGANFKPVLYLPPGDSVPELLFLSPRSGYTNIYRTRLDEGEKGISAVVEGERSAEFESFHAYESRIDVSSGGVVAFISKYMERDALFLWNLQKAEIVGRYQWPDLVGLKSPSWDPTGTKVVFEGLSTAGFSDLYTVNFTSHERAALTGDRYRDEDPDWAPDGRSIVFASDRTRFGVDGHKNLFVLDLETRQLRYLTYGSWNDQDPRWSRDGKRIAFSSDRGGIYDIYAVDAAGNGRRLTDMAGGEFDPEWLPGDRGLVFTGFSEGTFRIYKYSFPADTATAPAFALADNNLPLLALGDTPASNGELPLGWEWSELDEALVKEAKPQRYNTWQELSLDFAGGDAVVAPGVGAAQGAQFLASDMLGNHILFAGISAVQAQDLGELVDNFSGHLLYLNLAHRLNFGAGAFRFKGLFRDVAFDIYQEETYGGYFVASYPFSKFRRLELQLGLERSNRTDIQDAFEQGVFGRTTRPDPRDLTREGVLTSNYLSYVKDNTLWLPTGPIDGERFNLTAGLVTCFSCTSPSEVSGAPVTRSATAENYVVIGDYRRYVRTSLLSAYAFRAYVFYSDGAIPDRAVLGGPHRLRGYPRFALAGSRVWLLNQEWRFPLLHRIGLAFPFGELRFPGIQGALFVDAGSSWLEDQKPEGTWGSYGLGLRTSLGPPLVLRLDIGRRFRLGELPPVVFDDNEGFGDTFVDFFFGFNY